Proteins encoded within one genomic window of Salipaludibacillus agaradhaerens:
- a CDS encoding S8 family serine peptidase has protein sequence MMVVVLIMPMIMPQIVSATSNGTSTSYLEEMDQDAPVEVADHLIDEFDDEEYVTFLLKMKEQVDTDKIATDVAANNIQVAGTTDLTLAQRTAIVSELRATATESQVEVKDFLLKEKENGNVQEIESFYIVNALAVTANKETLEALESYAEIDKILPNETRELHETTRTHVEDENAPSELPQTSDPEVEWNIEQIEAPDVWEMGIDGSGIVIASIDTGVEWDHPALINQYRGFDASTGEVNHEFNWFDATVGEDVPYDDLDHGTHVTGTMVGVEEDGSNKIGVAPGAQWIGVKAFTDDGGTDMDLLAAGEWILAPTDEDGNPHPEYAPDIVNNSWGGGPGLDEWYRPMVQNWRAAGIFPEFSAGNTSLTNPGGLGSVANPANYPESFATGATNANNELASFSLQGPSPYDEIKPEVSAPGVNIRSAVSGGGYEGGWNGTSMAGPHTSALAALLLQVDSSLTVDELEDIIMTTSTPATDSQFPETPNNGYGAGIINAYEAVTAVSDGLGRLSGSVLQEGEDSEPPVLQHTPPEEVFEGIALPLEVSAEDNVSVTSVILMYEDDGEWKELETQRKSGDYRAGIYKANMPADAIIAPEITYYWVVEDFGGHTVESDVYTVEVHDSVTTGYVQDFETYPAGWLSFGQNNSWEWGRPKVGPSSAYSGDHVYGTNLAGDYADDMDATLILPPVQVPDKGDFFLEYHEWFEFEINYDYGYVVVSTDDMDTWDIVRTVNGVSDEWESAYVDLSDYAGERIIVGFNAYSDFLITESGWYIDDVSLTDEVQNTDGGKMELGIIDSGLSLYSSFGSKANGLGRTNGLHLGRTPTNPAEHVPPKGKERELIAPEQKTDQRQKDKDSSGDEQTTAGLPLAATVKVNETGRRTQTNPASGAFSLTHPAGQFTVRAEAYGFHPSEKEVSIEADETAAVHFMLDELGVGSVSGAVLNEITEEPVEGATLMLKEDPRISAVKSDEEGRYSIEAYEGTYTLKVVAPSYYSYETEITIEEDDMTIADIALTPFIGYPGEISYDDGTAENARVFYEAGNGWAVRMSLEEGQEKALLTGGLLHFWDTEWPQPGGTDFQLAVYDAEGNGGAPGEKIAGPIDAEALRDGSWTHVDLSQEGIIVDSDFYLVYIQTDDNPHAPGLATDENGPFSERNWEFVGGEFSQTPADEGNYMIRALVDYEVTVPEITSPEDGYMTNDEIVTVEGNGSRDIDMIIYNQGEEAGNTTTDDKGFFSVDITLNDGENKLTAIAETPSGSSGESDPITVILDQEAPELEILSPKEGDKLNSETVRVEGSATDEYLDHVTVNGAKAELDEEGFFSHRIMLDEGENEITVKAVDGAGNESVETLTVHANFGKYVLSDITPVEDTELKAGETVLVSFHAEEGLDSSFVIRMPLTNLPSANRTGNATELPMREQSPGYYVGYYTATSNVKANGAEVEVIARDDFDNEVRAVADGKLFINVD, from the coding sequence ATGATGGTGGTTGTTCTTATCATGCCAATGATCATGCCGCAAATAGTAAGTGCTACAAGTAATGGAACGTCTACTTCCTATTTAGAAGAGATGGATCAAGACGCACCTGTAGAGGTAGCCGATCATCTGATAGATGAATTTGATGATGAGGAATATGTGACATTCTTATTAAAAATGAAAGAGCAAGTAGATACAGACAAAATCGCTACGGATGTAGCTGCAAATAATATTCAAGTAGCTGGTACGACAGATTTAACGCTTGCACAGCGAACAGCGATCGTTTCCGAGCTTCGGGCGACAGCTACAGAATCACAAGTTGAAGTAAAAGATTTTTTATTAAAAGAAAAAGAGAATGGTAATGTTCAAGAAATAGAATCTTTTTATATTGTGAATGCTTTAGCAGTAACAGCAAATAAAGAGACATTGGAAGCTTTAGAATCGTATGCTGAGATAGATAAAATCCTTCCCAATGAGACGAGAGAACTACATGAAACCACTCGTACTCACGTGGAAGATGAGAATGCACCTTCAGAATTGCCACAAACGTCAGACCCAGAAGTAGAATGGAATATTGAGCAAATAGAAGCGCCGGATGTGTGGGAAATGGGCATCGATGGTTCGGGAATTGTCATCGCCTCGATTGATACTGGCGTGGAATGGGATCACCCTGCTTTAATAAACCAATATCGCGGTTTTGATGCTTCCACTGGAGAAGTAAATCATGAATTTAATTGGTTTGATGCTACCGTTGGAGAAGATGTCCCGTATGATGATTTAGATCACGGCACACATGTGACAGGAACGATGGTAGGAGTTGAAGAAGATGGTTCAAATAAAATTGGCGTAGCACCTGGCGCTCAATGGATTGGTGTTAAGGCCTTTACTGACGATGGCGGCACAGATATGGACTTGCTGGCAGCAGGTGAATGGATACTTGCGCCAACAGATGAAGACGGGAATCCTCATCCTGAATATGCCCCTGATATCGTGAATAACTCTTGGGGAGGAGGCCCTGGGCTAGATGAATGGTATCGACCGATGGTACAAAATTGGCGTGCCGCTGGTATCTTTCCAGAGTTCTCTGCAGGTAACACATCACTAACTAATCCTGGAGGTCTTGGCTCTGTAGCTAATCCAGCCAATTACCCAGAATCTTTTGCTACAGGAGCGACGAATGCTAATAATGAATTAGCCAGTTTCTCTTTGCAAGGACCTTCCCCATATGACGAAATTAAACCGGAAGTCAGTGCACCAGGAGTCAATATTCGCTCTGCTGTTTCAGGTGGAGGGTATGAAGGAGGATGGAATGGCACATCAATGGCTGGTCCTCACACCTCTGCACTCGCTGCTTTATTGTTACAAGTAGATTCTTCTTTGACAGTGGACGAGCTTGAAGACATTATAATGACGACATCGACACCAGCTACAGACAGTCAATTCCCAGAAACCCCTAACAACGGGTATGGGGCTGGAATTATTAATGCATATGAAGCTGTTACAGCCGTTAGTGATGGATTAGGTCGGTTGAGTGGTAGTGTTTTACAGGAGGGAGAAGATTCTGAGCCGCCTGTTCTCCAACATACGCCACCTGAAGAGGTGTTCGAAGGAATTGCTCTTCCACTTGAGGTAAGTGCGGAAGATAATGTGAGTGTCACATCGGTTATATTAATGTATGAAGACGATGGGGAATGGAAGGAGCTAGAGACACAACGAAAAAGTGGTGATTACCGGGCAGGCATTTATAAGGCGAACATGCCTGCTGACGCCATTATAGCTCCTGAAATAACGTATTATTGGGTTGTTGAAGATTTTGGAGGTCATACGGTTGAAAGTGACGTTTATACGGTAGAGGTCCACGACTCTGTTACGACAGGATATGTTCAAGATTTTGAAACTTATCCGGCTGGATGGTTGAGTTTTGGACAAAACAACAGCTGGGAATGGGGAAGGCCAAAAGTTGGACCTTCATCTGCTTATTCCGGTGATCATGTATATGGTACAAACTTAGCTGGTGATTATGCAGATGATATGGACGCTACGTTGATTTTGCCCCCAGTGCAAGTGCCTGATAAGGGAGACTTCTTCCTCGAGTATCATGAATGGTTTGAGTTTGAGATAAACTATGATTATGGCTATGTCGTTGTCTCTACCGATGATATGGATACATGGGATATTGTGCGGACAGTGAATGGCGTATCGGATGAATGGGAATCAGCATATGTTGATTTAAGTGACTATGCTGGGGAACGCATCATTGTTGGATTTAATGCGTATTCTGATTTCCTTATTACCGAGTCTGGTTGGTATATTGATGATGTATCATTAACCGATGAGGTTCAAAATACAGATGGTGGAAAAATGGAATTAGGTATTATTGATTCTGGGTTAAGTTTGTATTCCTCGTTTGGCTCCAAAGCAAATGGACTTGGACGTACAAATGGATTGCACTTAGGACGAACACCTACAAACCCTGCTGAGCATGTTCCACCAAAAGGAAAAGAGAGAGAATTGATTGCTCCTGAACAGAAAACAGATCAGCGACAGAAAGATAAAGACAGTTCAGGTGATGAACAAACGACCGCTGGATTACCGCTTGCAGCGACTGTAAAAGTGAACGAAACAGGTCGACGAACACAAACTAATCCAGCAAGTGGCGCATTTTCATTAACACATCCAGCTGGTCAATTCACAGTAAGGGCCGAAGCATACGGTTTCCATCCTTCTGAAAAAGAAGTATCCATTGAAGCTGATGAGACAGCAGCTGTACACTTTATGTTGGATGAACTAGGTGTTGGATCTGTTTCGGGAGCTGTTTTAAATGAAATTACTGAAGAACCAGTTGAAGGGGCTACTTTAATGCTTAAGGAAGACCCTCGAATTTCAGCAGTAAAATCGGATGAAGAGGGCCGTTATTCTATTGAAGCATATGAAGGGACCTATACGTTAAAAGTTGTGGCGCCATCTTATTATAGTTATGAAACAGAGATAACCATTGAGGAAGATGACATGACAATAGCAGATATTGCTCTAACACCTTTTATAGGGTATCCTGGTGAAATTAGCTATGATGATGGAACAGCTGAAAATGCTCGTGTTTTCTATGAAGCAGGCAATGGATGGGCAGTTAGAATGTCTCTTGAAGAGGGACAAGAGAAAGCCCTTCTCACAGGTGGATTACTCCATTTTTGGGATACTGAATGGCCACAACCAGGCGGTACAGACTTTCAATTAGCGGTCTATGATGCTGAAGGTAACGGCGGTGCCCCAGGTGAGAAAATTGCTGGGCCAATTGATGCAGAAGCATTGCGTGATGGATCTTGGACGCACGTAGATTTGAGTCAGGAAGGGATTATTGTCGACAGTGATTTTTATTTGGTTTATATTCAGACAGATGATAATCCACATGCGCCAGGTTTGGCAACAGACGAAAATGGGCCTTTTTCAGAACGAAACTGGGAGTTTGTTGGAGGGGAATTCTCACAAACACCAGCAGATGAAGGAAATTATATGATTCGTGCATTAGTTGATTATGAGGTGACAGTACCAGAGATTACCTCACCGGAAGACGGCTATATGACAAATGATGAAATAGTAACAGTAGAAGGAAATGGTTCACGAGACATTGATATGATTATTTATAACCAAGGTGAGGAAGCAGGAAACACAACAACAGATGACAAGGGCTTTTTCTCAGTTGATATCACACTAAACGACGGTGAAAATAAATTAACTGCAATAGCTGAAACACCATCAGGATCGAGTGGTGAGTCTGATCCAATTACTGTTATTCTTGATCAAGAGGCGCCAGAGTTGGAAATCCTCAGTCCAAAAGAGGGGGATAAGCTAAACAGTGAAACAGTTAGAGTAGAAGGAAGTGCCACGGATGAGTATCTTGACCACGTGACTGTTAATGGGGCGAAGGCAGAGTTAGACGAGGAAGGGTTCTTTTCCCATAGAATTATGTTAGATGAAGGAGAAAATGAGATAACAGTTAAAGCAGTTGACGGGGCAGGTAATGAGTCAGTAGAAACATTGACGGTTCACGCTAATTTTGGTAAGTATGTCTTATCTGACATTACCCCAGTAGAAGATACAGAACTCAAAGCAGGTGAGACGGTGCTTGTGAGTTTTCATGCAGAGGAAGGGCTCGATAGCTCATTCGTCATTCGAATGCCTTTAACGAATCTACCATCTGCTAACAGAACTGGAAATGCAACAGAACTGCCAATGAGAGAACAATCACCAGGTTATTATGTAGGCTACTACACGGCTACGTCTAATGTGAAAGCTAATGGAGCAGAAGTTGAAGTTATTGCGCGAGATGACTTCGATAACGAAGTAAGGGCGGTGGCAGATGGCAAATTGTTTATAAACGTTGATTAA
- a CDS encoding ABC transporter permease, protein MISYTARRLLMLIPVLIGMSLITFSIVHLIPGNPAQTILGEQATPQAIADLEENLGLNEPYLVQYGLYMRDLAQGDLGTSLRTNRPINEELWPFLAATIELTIFAMIFALIVGVNAGILSAWKQGSLFDYMSMFIALIGVSMPIFWLGLMEQWIFAQELGWLPAFGRENPRDPIDTTTHFYLLDALIAGRPDQWWTAFKHLILPGIALGTIPMAIIARMTRSSMLEVLRSDYIRTVVAKGSGTIAVIYRHGFKNAIIPVLTVAGLQTGTLLGGAILTETIFSWPGIGRYVYEAIGTRDYPVIQSGILVIATLFVLINLTVDLLYSYIDPRIKY, encoded by the coding sequence GTGATCTCTTATACGGCCAGGCGTTTATTAATGCTTATTCCAGTTTTAATCGGCATGTCGCTCATTACTTTTTCAATCGTCCACCTTATTCCAGGAAATCCTGCCCAAACCATTCTTGGAGAACAAGCAACACCTCAAGCTATTGCTGATTTAGAAGAAAATTTGGGGCTTAATGAACCGTACCTTGTACAGTATGGACTTTATATGAGGGATTTGGCACAAGGGGATTTAGGGACATCTTTAAGGACGAATCGCCCGATAAATGAAGAACTCTGGCCTTTCTTGGCTGCTACTATTGAGTTAACGATTTTCGCCATGATATTTGCTCTCATTGTCGGGGTAAACGCTGGAATTTTAAGTGCATGGAAACAAGGGTCCTTGTTTGATTACATGAGTATGTTCATTGCCCTCATTGGCGTCTCTATGCCTATTTTTTGGTTAGGATTAATGGAACAGTGGATTTTTGCACAGGAACTTGGCTGGCTTCCTGCATTTGGGCGTGAGAATCCTCGCGATCCCATTGATACCACCACTCATTTTTATTTGTTAGATGCTCTTATAGCTGGACGTCCTGATCAGTGGTGGACAGCTTTTAAACATTTGATTTTGCCGGGGATCGCATTAGGCACGATTCCAATGGCCATCATTGCAAGAATGACACGGTCAAGCATGTTAGAAGTACTACGTTCTGATTATATTAGGACGGTGGTGGCAAAAGGATCCGGAACGATTGCTGTAATTTATCGGCACGGGTTTAAAAATGCCATCATCCCAGTATTAACTGTGGCTGGTTTACAAACCGGGACCCTTCTTGGAGGGGCCATTCTCACAGAGACGATTTTTAGTTGGCCAGGTATTGGTAGATATGTTTATGAAGCTATTGGAACGAGAGATTATCCTGTTATTCAATCAGGTATTTTGGTCATAGCGACGTTATTTGTGTTAATTAATCTTACTGTTGATTTGTTATATAGCTATATAGATCCTCGTATTAAGTATTAG
- a CDS encoding ABC transporter substrate-binding protein: protein MLRLAALIGVVSVGLFVTGCNNNDNEVTMESNDSNDHEVNDHNDLDNEGNELSADQTLIFARGGDSVSLDYASVTDGESSRVTTQIYETLIEFDNNSFDIGPGLAEDWDMEEGGLEYTFYLREGVTFHDGTPFNADAVKLNFERWADPNHEYHFAEEGYTYSVYGTQFGGFSGDEDHVIEEINVINDYEIQFVLKEPLGSFMQNMGMSYFAITSPAAFEEYGPLINENPVGTGPFKFVSWSRDDRIVLEKNEAYWQDGYPKLDQVIFQVIPDNAARLTALRSGEIDIMDGLNPDDVPVLEGEAGIQVFEGATNNVGYLGFHVDKEPFNDPAVRQALNYAIDKETLIMTLYAGLAEPAKNAVPPGYLGYNDHIQPYAYDPERALELLAEAGYEDGFEFDLWTMPVSRPYMHDPEKAAEVMQANFSEIGLTANIVTMEWATYLERTEQGEHDVFMLGWSGVNGDPDYFLSNLLHGDAIPGGNRSFYQNDDVDRLLNEAKRQVEEETRADLYEEAQSIIHEDAPMIPLVHSTPVLAGSDSVKDYVPHPSTNEVLTHVYLAD from the coding sequence ATGTTACGTCTGGCCGCGTTAATAGGAGTGGTATCAGTTGGTTTATTTGTTACGGGTTGCAATAATAATGACAATGAGGTAACGATGGAGTCTAATGACAGTAACGACCATGAAGTGAACGACCACAATGACTTAGACAATGAAGGAAATGAACTTTCTGCAGATCAAACATTAATTTTCGCCCGAGGAGGAGATTCTGTTAGTCTTGATTATGCTAGTGTCACAGATGGCGAGTCTTCCCGTGTGACAACACAAATTTACGAGACGTTAATTGAATTTGATAATAATTCGTTTGATATTGGTCCAGGACTCGCAGAAGACTGGGATATGGAGGAGGGCGGATTGGAATACACGTTCTATTTAAGGGAAGGTGTGACGTTTCATGATGGGACACCATTTAATGCTGACGCCGTGAAACTAAACTTTGAGCGATGGGCTGACCCTAATCATGAGTATCACTTTGCCGAGGAAGGTTATACGTACAGCGTTTATGGGACACAGTTCGGTGGCTTCAGTGGTGACGAGGACCACGTGATTGAGGAAATAAACGTCATAAATGACTATGAAATTCAATTTGTGTTAAAAGAACCATTGGGGTCCTTTATGCAAAATATGGGTATGAGCTATTTCGCTATTACCTCCCCAGCTGCATTTGAAGAGTATGGACCATTAATTAATGAAAATCCTGTGGGAACTGGGCCATTTAAGTTTGTGAGTTGGAGCCGTGATGATCGTATTGTATTGGAGAAAAATGAAGCGTATTGGCAGGACGGTTATCCGAAGCTTGATCAGGTCATTTTTCAAGTCATTCCAGACAATGCCGCTCGGCTGACAGCACTTCGTTCCGGAGAAATTGATATTATGGATGGACTCAATCCAGATGATGTTCCCGTCCTTGAAGGGGAGGCGGGCATTCAAGTATTTGAAGGTGCAACTAATAATGTCGGATATTTAGGTTTTCACGTGGATAAAGAGCCGTTTAATGACCCTGCTGTTAGGCAAGCGCTAAATTATGCCATTGATAAAGAAACGTTAATTATGACACTTTACGCTGGTCTAGCAGAGCCTGCTAAAAATGCCGTGCCACCCGGATATCTCGGTTACAACGATCATATTCAACCTTACGCTTATGATCCTGAACGTGCTCTAGAGCTATTAGCTGAGGCCGGTTATGAAGATGGCTTCGAATTTGACCTATGGACGATGCCTGTGTCAAGACCATACATGCACGATCCAGAAAAGGCAGCTGAAGTTATGCAGGCGAATTTTTCGGAGATTGGTCTGACTGCGAACATAGTGACGATGGAATGGGCGACTTATTTAGAACGGACAGAGCAAGGGGAGCATGACGTATTTATGCTCGGCTGGTCAGGGGTAAATGGTGATCCAGATTATTTTCTAAGTAATCTTCTTCATGGAGATGCCATACCAGGAGGGAATAGAAGTTTTTACCAAAATGATGACGTGGATCGACTGTTAAATGAAGCAAAGCGACAAGTGGAAGAGGAGACAAGAGCGGATCTGTACGAAGAAGCACAAAGTATCATCCATGAGGACGCGCCGATGATTCCGTTAGTTCACTCTACCCCTGTTCTTGCTGGTAGTGATAGCGTTAAAGATTATGTTCCACATCCTTCCACAAATGAAGTGTTGACACATGTGTATTTAGCTGACTGA
- a CDS encoding ABC transporter ATP-binding protein: protein MSEPLLKVQHLKKCFDTRGGVFARKTGEIKAVDDVSFSVKRGEVLGIVGESGCGKSTMGRTLLKLIEPTAGKIVFDGRDVTSFSPRKMRYMRRNMQMIFQDPYASLNPRHKVEKIIGEPLLVHGIGDAKERRKRVSEMLEVVGLSNDQGKRYPHQFSGGQRQRIGIARALVVNPKLIVCDEPVSALDVSIQSQILNLMEDLREAFNLTYIFIAHDLSVVKHISHRIGVMYLGRMVELTSNDHLYNEPLHPYTQSLLSSIPNPDLDAKREQIILQGEVPSPSNPPGGCAFHPRCPACIPICESVRPEFQEISENRFVACHLYDSQTISND, encoded by the coding sequence ATGTCTGAACCTTTACTCAAAGTTCAACATTTAAAAAAGTGTTTTGATACAAGGGGAGGTGTTTTCGCTCGGAAAACTGGTGAAATAAAGGCTGTGGATGACGTTTCGTTTAGTGTTAAAAGAGGAGAAGTCCTTGGTATTGTAGGGGAATCAGGTTGTGGAAAGTCAACGATGGGAAGAACGCTCTTAAAGCTAATAGAGCCAACCGCTGGAAAAATCGTGTTTGATGGGAGAGATGTCACGTCCTTTTCACCACGAAAGATGCGATACATGAGACGCAATATGCAGATGATCTTCCAAGATCCATACGCTTCCCTTAATCCACGTCATAAAGTAGAAAAAATTATAGGTGAACCATTACTTGTTCATGGAATAGGAGATGCAAAAGAAAGAAGAAAGCGAGTTAGTGAGATGTTAGAAGTAGTAGGTTTATCAAACGATCAAGGAAAACGCTATCCTCACCAATTTAGTGGGGGACAACGACAAAGGATCGGTATTGCTAGAGCGTTAGTCGTAAATCCGAAGCTAATTGTGTGCGACGAGCCGGTCTCAGCATTAGACGTGTCCATCCAGTCGCAAATCTTAAATCTGATGGAGGATCTCCGTGAAGCATTTAATTTAACATATATTTTTATTGCTCATGATCTCAGTGTGGTAAAACACATCAGCCATCGAATTGGCGTTATGTATTTAGGAAGAATGGTAGAGCTCACAAGTAATGACCACCTTTACAACGAGCCGTTGCATCCCTATACGCAATCATTACTTTCTTCCATACCAAATCCTGACCTAGACGCTAAACGTGAACAGATTATTTTGCAAGGAGAAGTGCCAAGTCCATCCAATCCTCCAGGAGGTTGTGCATTCCATCCAAGGTGTCCAGCGTGCATACCTATTTGTGAATCTGTCCGACCTGAATTTCAAGAAATTTCTGAAAATAGATTTGTCGCCTGTCACCTGTATGACAGTCAGACGATTTCTAACGATTAA
- a CDS encoding ABC transporter ATP-binding protein, whose amino-acid sequence MDKPVIEVKHLQTHFVTDRGTVPAVNDVSFTIHQGEVLGIVGESGCGKSVTSLSIMGLLPQPPGQIKGGEILFRKKDSDEETPENLLNLSKRRMRQMRGNDIAMIFQEPMTSLDPLYSIGAQLTEAIKNHQQMSKSARIQKAISMLKLVGIPRAEEVIYDYPHQLSGGMRQRVMIAMAMACDPEVLIADEPTTALDVTIQAQILSLMKTLNQTEKTAILFITHDLGVVADICHRVIVMYAGKIVEQGDVRNILKAPKHPYTRGLIRSLPKLTDKKKRLYSIPGNVPKPGSVIQGCLFAERCEEVLDDCLKDEPKLLSLGDDHQCRCFLYQR is encoded by the coding sequence TTGGATAAGCCTGTTATTGAAGTTAAGCATTTGCAGACGCATTTTGTGACGGATAGAGGCACAGTTCCGGCTGTAAATGATGTAAGTTTTACTATTCATCAAGGGGAAGTACTTGGCATTGTTGGTGAATCCGGATGTGGGAAAAGTGTCACATCACTATCTATCATGGGACTTCTCCCCCAGCCACCTGGCCAAATCAAAGGTGGGGAGATTTTGTTTCGTAAAAAAGATTCAGATGAAGAAACGCCAGAAAATCTTCTTAATTTAAGTAAGCGTAGGATGAGGCAAATGCGAGGAAATGATATTGCAATGATTTTTCAAGAACCAATGACATCTCTTGATCCTCTGTACTCAATAGGCGCACAATTAACCGAAGCAATAAAGAATCATCAACAGATGTCGAAAAGCGCTCGTATTCAAAAAGCTATTTCTATGTTAAAACTAGTCGGTATCCCTCGAGCGGAAGAAGTTATTTATGATTATCCTCACCAGCTTTCAGGAGGGATGAGGCAGCGAGTCATGATTGCGATGGCGATGGCATGTGATCCGGAAGTCCTGATTGCAGATGAACCGACAACCGCATTAGATGTAACGATCCAAGCTCAAATTCTTTCGCTCATGAAGACGTTAAATCAGACAGAGAAAACAGCTATATTATTTATTACTCATGATTTAGGGGTGGTAGCAGATATATGCCACCGGGTCATTGTTATGTATGCTGGGAAAATAGTAGAACAAGGCGATGTGAGGAACATACTTAAAGCACCAAAACATCCCTACACAAGGGGATTAATTCGATCATTACCGAAATTAACTGATAAGAAAAAACGGCTCTATTCCATTCCTGGGAACGTTCCAAAACCAGGTTCTGTCATCCAAGGATGTTTGTTTGCTGAACGATGTGAGGAAGTGCTTGATGACTGTTTGAAGGATGAGCCGAAGCTTCTGTCATTGGGAGATGACCATCAGTGTCGTTGTTTTCTTTATCAAAGATAA
- the nikC gene encoding nickel transporter permease codes for MKDVTMKQKRMYSNSSNEDVISPWKEAYWHVRKNKWALTGFFIIISFILVGLFAPLLTHYSYDSMNATDRLRSPDSEYWFGTDDLGRDIFTRIVYGARISLQVGFFAVTGALIFGTALGVIAGFYRGWLDMIISRIFDIMLAFPSILLAIAIVAILGPSLQNALIAIAIINVPIFGRLVRSKVISIRQEEYILAAKAQGMKNSRILWQHILPNSLAPIIVQATLGFGTAILEAAALGFLGLGAQPPIPEWGRMLSDARQYIQSAPWLMLFPGLSIMLAVLGFNMIGDGLRDVLDPKMKQ; via the coding sequence ATGAAAGACGTGACAATGAAACAGAAAAGAATGTACTCAAATTCCAGTAATGAAGACGTGATTTCTCCTTGGAAAGAAGCTTATTGGCATGTTCGTAAAAATAAGTGGGCCTTAACGGGCTTTTTCATTATTATCAGCTTTATTTTAGTAGGTCTCTTTGCCCCATTACTGACACATTATTCGTATGATTCGATGAATGCTACTGATCGACTTCGTTCTCCTGATAGTGAGTATTGGTTTGGCACCGATGATTTGGGAAGAGACATTTTTACGCGAATTGTTTATGGCGCTAGGATTTCCTTGCAAGTTGGTTTTTTTGCTGTAACAGGGGCGCTCATTTTCGGGACGGCTCTCGGCGTTATTGCTGGCTTCTATCGTGGGTGGCTCGATATGATTATCTCCCGGATATTTGATATCATGTTAGCATTTCCGAGTATATTGCTAGCCATAGCTATCGTCGCTATTCTTGGTCCCTCTTTACAAAATGCGTTAATAGCAATAGCCATTATAAATGTGCCAATTTTTGGGCGGCTAGTACGTTCGAAAGTCATTTCAATCAGACAAGAAGAGTATATTCTAGCAGCGAAAGCCCAAGGAATGAAAAATAGCCGTATATTGTGGCAACACATATTGCCTAATAGTTTGGCACCGATAATTGTTCAAGCCACATTAGGGTTTGGGACAGCCATTTTAGAAGCTGCAGCACTGGGCTTTTTAGGCTTGGGTGCCCAGCCTCCAATACCTGAGTGGGGAAGAATGCTTTCCGATGCGAGACAATACATTCAGAGTGCTCCATGGCTCATGTTGTTTCCTGGACTTTCTATAATGCTGGCTGTATTGGGTTTTAATATGATAGGAGATGGTTTACGAGACGTGCTCGATCCAAAAATGAAACAATAA